The following nucleotide sequence is from bacterium.
CGCGCGTTTATCGCAAGGCGGATTCTGATTCGAAGGAGGGTCGCCCATGACCTGCCGCTTCATCATCGACGGCATGAACGTCATCCGAACGAGTCCGACGCTTTGGCGCGTCGAGGAACGCAAGGGCATCGCGGCGGCGCAGGAGGAATTTCTTCGCCTGGTGCGCCGCCATGCGCAACGTCGCCCGGATGTCGAGTGGATCGTCGTGTTCGACGGCTACGGAGAAATCGGTCTCGAAGGGGGCGTGGAGTGCGTCTTCGCGCATCCGCGCACGGCGGATGAAGCGATCGTCGACGCGGCCATCGACGCCGTGGCCGTGGGCGCGGATGTCGTCATCGTTTCCACCGACCATGCCGTTCGCGCGGATGGAGCGGCGTATCTGACGTCGCAGGAATTCTACGAAGACCTCATCCGCCGCGACGCGCCGCCGCCCCGCGTCGCCGACGAGACCCAGTGGGCATGCGAACTGTTGTCGGTCCTGGAGCAGAAAGGGCATCTGAGGCCGGAAGCCGGCGCCAACGGCGCGCTTGTCGCGGAACTTGCGCGGCAGCTCGAATACCTGGGGCGCGGCCGCCCGCCGCAAAAGATGGCGAAAAAAATCGAGGCGACGCTACGCGGCGCCGCGCGCGTTTTGCCCTCGCCCGATCCCGAACATCAGGTTGCGCGGGCGCTGAAGGAATTTTTTGAACGGTGACTTCGGCGGTACACGGAGGGCACGGGGAAGGCACGGAGAACACGGAGAACGCGGAGTGCGTCATCGTCCGTTTATTGTTTTCACGCGAAGTTTTTTCTGTCCGCAGATTACGCCGATGGCGCAGATAAAGTTCGGGGCCGCGGCGTCGGCGCGAAAGACAAAGTATCCGCGAAATCCGCGGATGCCTTCCTGCGATGGCCTTCCAGACTTCCAGTCTTTCAACCTTCCAGACGATTCTATCGGGCACGGGCACGGTTAATTTGGTTGCGGCGAAGCCGCGCTTTGTACCGCCGAAAATCCCTACCGCAACGCACCGCGCACAAATTCCGCGTTGCCTGCCGCGACATCGGCGAGTGCGTCACCGGAAGCCGCGACGTCGGCATAGGCGGAAAGCGCGGCGTCGCGGTCCATTGTCACGTCGCCCATCGTTTTTGACGCGCGCCAGTTCGCGGCAAACAGCGTCGCGAGCGTGGGATTTTCCTTCGAAGCCGGCGAAGCGGCGATTTGGGCGAGCGGTTTGCGGTTCTGAATAACGACCTCGTCGACGAGGATCGTCGCGTCGAAATCCGCGCCCGCCCACCATGCGAGATCCGGCAAGTCGAACGGCCTCGCGTTGCGCCGGCGCGCCTCGTCCGAAAGGCGTGCATCAGCCGGCGGAATGCGTCCCGGCAGGCCGAGTCGCCCGGCGATTTCGCTCGCGAGCCGATGCGCCACGAGAATGTGACCGCGCACGTTCAGGTGGCAGTAATCGAGAAACCAGTCCCAACCCGGCACGCCGTTCGGCGACACCTCCCGCACGCCGGCGAGCAGATCGTAATGCGCGGCGCCGAGCGACGCCGCGGTCGTCATCAATGTTTGATTGATACCCGCGTCGGCCTGGATGCAGTCGGCCGACGGCGCGCGCGCGAATTCCTCGCGCGCTCTTTCGCGTTGCCCCGCGAATTCGAGGATCGAGCCGGCAAGGACGTGCTGCGTCGCGCGGCTTTCATCTTTCTCAAGATGCGCGAGCGCCGCCGGCATCCAGGCCTCGACGGCGCGCGGTCCCTCGAGCCGGTTGATGGCCGCGGCCGTGAGATACGCGCGCGCGTCAAACGACGCACCGTCGCGCGCGCCCGTATCGAGCGCCGCGCGCAGGCGGCGATACTCCGCCGCCGCCTCGTCGATGCGCCCCGCGGTATCGAGCGCCAGCGCGCGCACATGGATCGCCGCCGGTTCGCCGGAGTCGGCAAGCGGCGTCATCTCGCGTATCGCGATATCCGGCGCACCGTAGCGCAGCGCCCAGCGCGCGACGCGGTAGGGGCGCGGTTGCGCTTCGGAATCGCCCGCGAAAAACCACTCGCGCGTGTAACCGTAGCGCTCGTTGACGGGCACCGAGCACACAAGCGTGCGCGCGCCGGCCGCGACGGCGGCATCGTGAACCCGCGCAAGCGAGCGGGCCAGACGGGCGTGGACGTACGCGCGCAGATCACCGACTGGCGTCACGATGGCCGGCGTGGGAGCGGCGGCCGGCTTCGCCTCGCCACCCGCGCGATGGCGCGGCGCGAGAAGACGCGCGATGGCCAGCCGCCTTTCCAGCCGGCGCGCAAGCGACAGGCGGAAAAGCCCGCGATCGCTGCAACCGGTCGCCGCGCGAAAATCGAGGTACTCGTTGTTGCCGGTCAAGGTGACGACAAGGTCCGGCGAAAGAGGCAGCGCGACCTGCTCGACCACGTGCGCAAGTTGCGACGATGCGTAACCGATGCGAGCGAGGTTGAAAACGCGCACGCGCTCGCCCCGCCCCGCCGCCTCGTTCAGCAGGCGTTCGAGAATCGCGGCGAACGTCGCGGGCGGAGCGACGCCCATCCCCTGCACCCAGCTTCCGCCGATCAACACGACGCGCTTTTCGCGCGCGCCCTTGGTCATCGGCACGAGCTGATCGGGCTGATCGGGCAGCACGAGAACGTAATGCCCCTCGGGCGTGTCGTGATCGCGCATCAGCGGTGAAAGATCGGGCAACGACTGGAACGCGAGCGGGCTGCGTGCGTCCACGACCTTTGGCCGCGCGAGGCGACGTTCCACGACATGCGCGCCGATTTCGACGAGCGCCAGCCCCGCGACAAAAGCGATCAGGGCGAACAAGACCTTGCGCCGCCGGGAGAACACGAGGTTCGGCTCCTGCGCCGCCTGGTAGGCCGCGCGGGATCGGCTGCGAAGGCGATGGTAGAGCTTCAGCATTTCGCGTGGATGGGTGTTCCCGAACCGTCGATGCTGTAAGGCACTCTTTCCTCTTTCCTCTTTCCTATTTCTTACTTCCTATTTTCTTTTTCCTATTTCCTCGAGATACGCGATGTTTTCGCGCGCGCCCTCGACGTTCGGATCGAGCGCGAGCGCTTCCCGATAAATCTCCGAAAGCTCGCCGACCTTTTCTCGGGCGAGCGCCCACTCGTGCGCGGCGCGCCAGTTGCCTGTGAAGACCCTCGCCAGGGCGGGCGCACTCCGGGCCGCGACGGATTCGGCAAGCTCGTCGACCGGCTCGCGCCCCTGCTCGATGATCTCGTCAACAAGGCGCGTCGCGTCAAAATCGGCCCCGGTCCACCAGCGCAAGTCAGCCAGGTCGCGCGTGAGCCCGCGGCGAAGATGCCGCTCCTTCGCGAGCGCCGGCTCGGGCGCGGGCACGGACCCGGGCAGATCGAGGCGGTCCGCGAGGTCGCGCGCCAGAAGGTGCGCCACGAGGATGTGACCGCGCGGGTTCAGGTGGCAATAATCCAGAAAGTATTCCCAGCCGATGATCTCGTTGATTGATCGCGAGCGCACCTCGGCAGCCAGGTCAAATACGTCCGCGCCCATGCGCGAGGCGGTCTTCACGAGCGTGCGGTTGATGCCCGGATCCGCGTGGATGGCGTTGTAGGTCGGCATGCGCGAAAAGACCTCACGCGCCTTGCCGAAGCGGCCGGCGAACTCGAGCAGGGAGGCGTACAGGAAGTCGATGTCCTTAACGCGCTCAAGGTGCGTATCGAGCCACTTGCCGACCGCCTCGGGACCGCGCACGCGCGACATGGCCGCGGCGGCCAGGTAGATCGCCTCGTCCGTCGCGCCGGCGCCCTGCGTCTCGGGGGCGGTCCAAAGGAGTACGTCGCGCCACGCCGCCCGCGCCTCACCCGCTCTCCCCGCGGCGTCGAGAGCAAGCGCCTTGACGTGCATCGCGGCCGGGTCTCGCTGTTCGGTCACCGGCTCGACTGCCGCGAGCGCGGCGTCGGGATCGTCGTAATAAAGCGCCCAGCGCGCCACCTGATAGGCGCGCGGCTGGCTGTGCGCCGGGCCGGTGAAAAACCACTCGCGGTGCCACGCGTAGCGCTCGTTGACGGGGATCGTGCAGAC
It contains:
- a CDS encoding NYN domain-containing protein, yielding MTCRFIIDGMNVIRTSPTLWRVEERKGIAAAQEEFLRLVRRHAQRRPDVEWIVVFDGYGEIGLEGGVECVFAHPRTADEAIVDAAIDAVAVGADVVIVSTDHAVRADGAAYLTSQEFYEDLIRRDAPPPRVADETQWACELLSVLEQKGHLRPEAGANGALVAELARQLEYLGRGRPPQKMAKKIEATLRGAARVLPSPDPEHQVARALKEFFER
- a CDS encoding SGNH/GDSL hydrolase family protein gives rise to the protein MDERTRGATPFLRKIVYAIAALIAVFALAEAIARVVERARDRPRIEFARSPLKFQQIPDAPLVDDVEAFEHDWLINLNDPLALVPKEKAENEKRVVLVGGSWVQGAGVASPATFASIVQRLLREAAPGQRIDVFNLGITGYSSTQHAVVMERIAQTLKPDIVVWLSGNNEFLDFRAMSDRSDAELAGLMHARRLEWRFALVRLFMPRLGDTDPATPESPSAPPRTPGDDVRSFVQERLGRALRRFGVAVGKAGGKLVVCTIPVNERYAWHREWFFTGPAHSQPRAYQVARWALYYDDPDAALAAVEPVTEQRDPAAMHVKALALDAAGRAGEARAAWRDVLLWTAPETQGAGATDEAIYLAAAAMSRVRGPEAVGKWLDTHLERVKDIDFLYASLLEFAGRFGKAREVFSRMPTYNAIHADPGINRTLVKTASRMGADVFDLAAEVRSRSINEIIGWEYFLDYCHLNPRGHILVAHLLARDLADRLDLPGSVPAPEPALAKERHLRRGLTRDLADLRWWTGADFDATRLVDEIIEQGREPVDELAESVAARSAPALARVFTGNWRAAHEWALAREKVGELSEIYREALALDPNVEGARENIAYLEEIGKRK